In the Streptomyces fradiae ATCC 10745 = DSM 40063 genome, one interval contains:
- a CDS encoding flavodoxin family protein, which yields MKALVINCTLKKSPEPSNTAALARVVGDWLSEKAGVETEYVRAVDLDIHPGVSSRPVATGDDWPSVHAKLLRAQILVIASPTWLGRPSSVAQRVLERMDAMLSETDDQGRPVAYNRVAGVVVTGNEDGAHHVISEISGALCDIGYTIPGQSWTYWHLGPGPGPDYLDDQRGHDWAHKTGRAMAANLYGTARALAAAPLGAPPQ from the coding sequence ATGAAGGCACTGGTGATCAACTGCACGCTCAAGAAGTCCCCTGAGCCGTCCAACACGGCCGCGCTGGCCCGGGTGGTCGGTGACTGGCTGTCCGAGAAGGCCGGCGTGGAGACGGAGTACGTCCGAGCTGTCGATCTCGACATCCATCCTGGTGTGAGCAGCCGACCCGTCGCCACAGGCGATGACTGGCCGTCCGTCCACGCCAAACTGTTGCGCGCGCAGATCCTCGTGATCGCCTCTCCCACGTGGCTGGGCCGACCGTCGTCGGTGGCCCAGCGCGTCCTGGAACGCATGGACGCGATGCTGTCCGAAACGGACGACCAGGGCCGTCCCGTTGCCTACAACCGTGTCGCGGGCGTCGTCGTCACCGGCAACGAGGACGGCGCCCACCATGTGATCAGCGAGATCAGTGGTGCGCTGTGCGACATCGGCTACACGATCCCCGGCCAGTCGTGGACCTACTGGCACCTGGGCCCAGGCCCCGGCCCCGACTACCTCGACGACCAGCGCGGTCACGATTGGGCCCACAAGACCGGCCGCGCGATGGCCGCGAACCTGTACGGCACCGCACGGGCGCTGGCCGCCGCCCCGTTGGGCGCCCCGCCGCAGTAG
- a CDS encoding DUF3140 domain-containing protein: protein MRDEEREETWKAFRDLVNMTPAEMDAWLSSQQSRSAGQHQDGAESTGHASGRRILAVSRARKADLSDDDYQHMRKVAGYIRRHLAQRPSGDLRDTRWRHSLMNWGHDPLK, encoded by the coding sequence ATGCGGGACGAGGAGCGGGAAGAGACCTGGAAGGCGTTTCGTGACCTGGTGAACATGACACCGGCAGAGATGGACGCGTGGCTGTCCTCGCAGCAGTCGCGTAGCGCCGGACAGCACCAGGACGGAGCCGAGAGCACCGGACACGCTTCCGGACGCCGCATCCTGGCCGTTTCGCGGGCGAGGAAGGCCGACCTGTCGGACGACGACTACCAGCACATGCGGAAGGTAGCAGGTTACATCCGCCGGCACCTCGCCCAGCGGCCGTCGGGCGATCTCCGGGACACCCGATGGCGGCATTCGCTGATGAATTGGGGACACGACCCCTTGAAGTGA